One region of Paralichthys olivaceus isolate ysfri-2021 chromosome 12, ASM2471397v2, whole genome shotgun sequence genomic DNA includes:
- the LOC109628222 gene encoding sushi domain-containing protein 4-like isoform X2: MVELTLQWKMCNGMIESTSEASLAHTSATKQSFLLLLGLTVVSTAHGSGCVRPYMVQNSWVNLTESNRGLFPVGTVLQYSCDPGYLPDGPSILTCTTLGHWSSEPPHCIRSGACLPLTKPENGGYACHPNPCRMFSHGSVIEFFCDEGFVLNGDYNYLTCQDGQWDGPMQISCVSQGCVRPSMVQHGSTNLTDTNKSLFPVGTVLEYDCDPGYLPAGPSILTCTTLGYWSSEPPRCIHSDVCQAPYRPENGGYTCHPSPCGRLSHGSMIQYFCDEGYVLKADYKFSTCQYGKWDNLMPVSCIMEQGCIRPSMVQHGSTNLTETNRSFFTVATVLEYNCDPGYLLDGPSILTCSAEGHWSSEPPRCLRSDVCQPPYEPENGGYTCHPSPCQRLSHGTVIEYFCEEGYILKGDYKYLTCQYGEWDSKMKLSCLMDQDRDPLPLGMPALSIVASTASSVALILLLVVLFVLLQPKLKSLHRRDPGVSGQPVSIMVEGVQVTLPSYEEAVTSSGASASALSSESRVQIVLSEGQHATAPEAGPSRPSSLKQQHSEMAVVHPVPPSSSSSSPSPSTSPSTWVLEHAGDTAPSSPQRRTPAGSDQHNLSLDSEMDYSDDMPLLKEA; this comes from the exons ATG GTTGAGTTGACTCTGCAGTGGAAGATGTGCAATGGAATGATAGAGTCAACATCAGAAGCCTCTCTGGCCCACACCTCAGCCACTAAACAGTCCTTTTTGTTGCTGCTGGGACTGACTGTAGTGTCCACTGCACACGGATCAG GATGCGTGAGGCCGTACATGGTCCAGAACAGCTGGGTAAACCTCACAGAAAGCAACAGGGGCTTGTTCCCTGTGGGCACAGTTCTGCAGTACAGCTGTGACCCTGGTTACCTGCCAGATGGACCCAGCATCCTCACCTGCACCACGCTGGGACACTGGTCCTCAGAACCTCCTCACTGTATACGTAGTGGGG cATGTCTACCCCTCACTAAACCAGAGAATGGGGGATACGCCTGCCACCCAAATCCCTGTCGAATGTTTTCCCATGGCTCTGTGATCGAGTTCTTCTGTGATGAGGGATTCGTTCTCAATGGAGATTATAACTACCTGACTTGTCAGGATGGGCAGTGGGACGGCCCCATGCAGATCAGCTGTGTCAGCCAAG GTTGTGTAAGACCCTCCATGGTGCAGCACGGCTCAACTAATCTGACAGACACCAACAAGAGCTTGTTCCCTGTGGGCACCGTACTAGAGTATGACTGTGACCCTGGTTACCTGCCAGCTGGACCCAGCATCCTCACCTGCACCACGCTGGGATACTGGTCCTCTGAACCCCCTCGCTGTATTCACAGTGACG TATGCCAGGCTCCATATCGGCCAGAGAACGGGGGCTACACCTGCCACCCCTCCCCATGTGGAAGACTTTCTCATGGCTCCATGATTCAATACTTCTGCGATGAAGGTTATGTTCTGAAGGCAGATTATAAATTCAGTACATGTCAGTATGGGAAATGGGACAACCTAATGCCAGTCAGCTGCATCATGGAGCAAG GTTGCATTAGACCCTCCATGGTGCAGCATGGCTCAACCAATCTGACAGAAACTAACAGGAGCTTCTTCACTGTGGCCACCGTACTAGAATATAACTGTGACCCAGGTTACCTGCTAGACGGACCCAGCATCCTCACCTGCAGTGCAGAGGGACACTGGTCCTCTGAACCACCTCGATGTTTACGCAGTGACG TATGTCAGCCTCCCTATGAGCCAGAGAACGGGGGTTACACCTGCCACCCCTCCCCATGCCAAAGACTTTCTCATGGCACTGTGATTGAGTATTTCTGTGAGGAAGGTTATATTCTGAAGGGGGACTATAAATACCTGACCTGCCAATATGGAGAGTGGGACAGTAAAATGAAGCTCAGCTGCCTCATGGATCAAG ACCGAGACCCTTTACCACTTGGGATGCCCGCCTTGTCCATAGTGGCATCCACTGCCAGCTCAGTGGCCCTCATCCTGCTCCTCGTGGTGCTGTTTGTACTTTTACAGCCAAAACTGAAGTCCCTCCATCG ACGTGATCCCGGTGTGTCCGGCCAGCCCGTGTCCATCATGGTGGAAGGTGTCCAGGTGACTCTGCCGTCGTATGAAGAGGCCGTTACCAGCAGTGGAGCCTCAGCTTCAGCCCTCAGCTCTGAGTCTCGAGTCCAAATCGTGCTATCTGAGGGTCAGCACGCCACAGCGCCAGAGGCTGGCCCCTCTAGGCCTTCATCCCTCAAACAGCAACATTCAGAGATGGCTGTGGTCCACCCTGTACCAccatcctcatcttcctcatcaccctcaccctcgacctcaccctccacttggGTTCTGGAGCACGCAGGTGATACAGCTCCGTCATCCCCACAAAGACGGACGCCTGCAGGCAGCGATCAACACAACCTGTCTCTGGACTCTGAAATGGACTACTCTGATG ATATGCCATTGCTGAAGGAGGCCTGA
- the slc10a1 gene encoding hepatic sodium/bile acid cotransporter, whose translation MNVTEVEQEKANIYSQGNATGNGSVDAMSILFPYEKTLNIVSLLILIITMISLGCTMEISRIKNHFLSPKGVIIATVSQFGIMPLTAFCLAKILQMDNMKAVALLICGCCPGGTLSNILTLAIKGDMNLSIVLTTCSSFTAMALMPLLLFIYCRGFPGLEKAIPYVTIITTLLLTLVPCGIGIAIKHYKPKSAVVVKKVGLIILTIFIIIPILSCAAIKDVLWLALTADTLTAAALMPLIGYVLGYVLSLVCGLNAQCRRTISMETGCQNIQLCFAILKVAFSLKTLGPSFFFPLLYMAFQCIEAFLLTLCLRCYLRFKAPAEDTSYNSVDTKHEAVNQP comes from the exons ATGAATGTGACAGAAGTCGAACAGGAAAAAGCAAACATCTACAGTCAAGGAAATGCTACTGGCAATGGAAGCGTGGATGCCATGAGCATCTTGTTCCCCTATGAGAAAACCCTCAACAttgtctccctcctcatcctcataaTCACCATGATATCCCTTGGTTGTACGATGGAGATTTCCAGAATTAAGAACCATTTCCTCAGTCCTAAAGGTGTAATCATTGCAACAGTGTCCCAGTTTGGCATCATGCCTCTCACTGCTTTCTGTTTGGCCAAAATCCTTCAGATGGATAACATGAAGGCTGTGGCTTTGCTCATATGTGGCTGCTGTCCAGGGGGAACCTTATCAAACATTTTAACCCTGGCCATTAAGGGGGACATGAACCTCAG CATTGTATTGACCACTTGCTCCAGCTTCACGGCCATGGCTCTGATGCCTTTGCTGCTCTTTATTTACTGCCGAGGCTTCCCCGGTCTGGAAAAGGCCATCCCTTACGTTACTATCATCACGACCCTCTTGCTCACACTGGTGCCTTGTGGCATCGGAATCGCCATAAAACACTACAAGCCAAAGTCTGCCGTAGTGGTGAAAAAA GTTGGTCTCATCATCCTGACTATTTTCATTATAATTCCTATCCTGTCTTGCGCTGCCATCAAAGATGTACTGTGGCTCGCCCTCACAGCAGATACTTTGACAGCGGCTGCTCTGATGCCACTGATTGGCTACGTGCTGGGATATGTCTTGTCTCTCGTTTGCGGACTCAATGCTCA ATGCAGGAGGACCATCTCCATGGAGACGGGGTGTCAAAACATCCAGCTGTGCTTTGCCATCCTAAAGGTGGCTTTTTCACTGAAGACCCTCGGACCCAGTTTTTTCTTTCCGCTGCTATATATGGCTTTCCAATGTATTGAGGCTTTTCTCCTGACCCTTTGTCTCAGATGTTACCTAAGATTCAAGGCACCAGCTGAGG ATACAAGCTATAACAGTGTTGACACTAAGCATGAGGCAGTGAACCAACCATGA
- the fsip1 gene encoding fibrous sheath-interacting protein 1 isoform X1, which translates to METIRGSLEDSSRPASCEETSSRVSRRCPAAGVQIQRSSEETTTSSSACGPGQGQCHSDVTDAGMEDSELQRAIKEMRRLDEILSAKICREVEVKRQRKELQAKLWQDLLQNKPEGYSECAHEALNTKLFLALEAGRGKEEEEEKEDYYVSVFETQVPDSDCDGQRLEQSDKKPDNSTDSSETWEEQCEDSHCGASRGKKKQRDFVKRNIELAVGDGDLLTQAEKQRLAELLQQIDEEEDDGARGTDSEEDKWAVSVLTGQGYTPVPSDLEQLIDIDSKMRLLLPVEEFVSVQSSYTNINVSQGRGSEVGWKCNWDPQPGEKVLQDRKERRGLERQLQEIQQQLEILGRSPEMTNESPDLTEEELLSLLDECELTESWIQELETTDTTR; encoded by the exons ATGGAAACGATCAGAGGGAGTTTAGAGGACAGTTCTCGACCTGCTTCATGTGAGGAAACGAGCAGCCGTGTGTCCAGAAGATGTCCTGCTGCTGGTGTCCAG ATCCAGAGGAGCTCTGAGGAAACTACAACCAGCTCCTCAGCCTGTGGTCCTGGCCAAG gTCAGTGTCACTCTGACGTCACAGATGCAGGGATGGAAGATTCAGAACTACAGAGAGCTATCAAGGAAATGAGACGTCTTGATGAAATACTGTCTGCAAAGATCTGCAGAGAAGTAGAAGTCAAGCGTCAAAGAAAAGAACTTCAAGCCAAACTCTGGCAAGATCTCCTG cagaataagCCTGAAGGTTACTCTGAATGTGCTCATGAAGCTTTGAACACAAAGTTGTTTTTAGCCCTGGAGGCAGGCAGAG ggaaagaagaagaagaagaaaaggaggactactatgtgtctgtctttgaAACCCAGGTTCCTGACAGTGACTGTGACGGACAACGTTTGGAGCAAA GTGATAAGAAGCCAGACAACTCAACCGACTCATCTGAGACTTGGGAAGAGCAATGTGAAGACAGCCACTGTGGAGCTTCCAGAGGCAAGAAAAAACAGAGGGACTTTGTCAAGAGAAACATTGAG CTAGCAGTGGGTGATGGGGACCTTTTGACCCAGGCTGAGAAACAGCGTCTGGCCGAGCTCCTCCAACAAATAGACGAAGAGGAAGACGACGGTGCCAGAGGCACAGACAGCGAG GAGGACAAGTGGGCTGTGTCAGTCCTGACAGGACAAGGTTACACCCCGGTGCCCTCTGACCTGGAGCAGCTGATTGACATTGACTCCAAAATGCGCCTTCTCCTCCCTGTTGAAGAATTTGTCTCGGTGCAAAGTTCCTACACAAACATCAACGTGTCCCAG GGCCGCGGTTCAGAGGTTGGCTGGAAGTGCAATTGGGACCCGCAGCCAGGAGAGAAGGTCCTGCAGGatagaaaggagaggagagggctgGAGAGGCAGCTCCAAGAGATCCAACAGCAGCTGGAGATCCTGGGCCGGAGCCCAGAGATGACT AACGAGTCTCCAGACCTTACGGAGGAGGAGTTACTCAGCCTGCTGGATGAATGTGAGCTGACTGAGAGCTGGATACAGGAGCTGGAGACGACTGACACAACACGATGA
- the LOC109628222 gene encoding sushi domain-containing protein 4-like isoform X1 has translation MVELTLQWKMCNGMIESTSEASLAHTSATKQSFLLLLGLTVVSTAHGSGCVRPYMVQNSWVNLTESNRGLFPVGTVLQYSCDPGYLPDGPSILTCTTLGHWSSEPPHCIRSGACLPLTKPENGGYACHPNPCRMFSHGSVIEFFCDEGFVLNGDYNYLTCQDGQWDGPMQISCVSQGCVRPSMVQHGSTNLTDTNKSLFPVGTVLEYDCDPGYLPAGPSILTCTTLGYWSSEPPRCIHSDVCQAPYRPENGGYTCHPSPCGRLSHGSMIQYFCDEGYVLKADYKFSTCQYGKWDNLMPVSCIMEQGKGCIRPSMVQHGSTNLTETNRSFFTVATVLEYNCDPGYLLDGPSILTCSAEGHWSSEPPRCLRSDVCQPPYEPENGGYTCHPSPCQRLSHGTVIEYFCEEGYILKGDYKYLTCQYGEWDSKMKLSCLMDQDRDPLPLGMPALSIVASTASSVALILLLVVLFVLLQPKLKSLHRRDPGVSGQPVSIMVEGVQVTLPSYEEAVTSSGASASALSSESRVQIVLSEGQHATAPEAGPSRPSSLKQQHSEMAVVHPVPPSSSSSSPSPSTSPSTWVLEHAGDTAPSSPQRRTPAGSDQHNLSLDSEMDYSDDMPLLKEA, from the exons ATG GTTGAGTTGACTCTGCAGTGGAAGATGTGCAATGGAATGATAGAGTCAACATCAGAAGCCTCTCTGGCCCACACCTCAGCCACTAAACAGTCCTTTTTGTTGCTGCTGGGACTGACTGTAGTGTCCACTGCACACGGATCAG GATGCGTGAGGCCGTACATGGTCCAGAACAGCTGGGTAAACCTCACAGAAAGCAACAGGGGCTTGTTCCCTGTGGGCACAGTTCTGCAGTACAGCTGTGACCCTGGTTACCTGCCAGATGGACCCAGCATCCTCACCTGCACCACGCTGGGACACTGGTCCTCAGAACCTCCTCACTGTATACGTAGTGGGG cATGTCTACCCCTCACTAAACCAGAGAATGGGGGATACGCCTGCCACCCAAATCCCTGTCGAATGTTTTCCCATGGCTCTGTGATCGAGTTCTTCTGTGATGAGGGATTCGTTCTCAATGGAGATTATAACTACCTGACTTGTCAGGATGGGCAGTGGGACGGCCCCATGCAGATCAGCTGTGTCAGCCAAG GTTGTGTAAGACCCTCCATGGTGCAGCACGGCTCAACTAATCTGACAGACACCAACAAGAGCTTGTTCCCTGTGGGCACCGTACTAGAGTATGACTGTGACCCTGGTTACCTGCCAGCTGGACCCAGCATCCTCACCTGCACCACGCTGGGATACTGGTCCTCTGAACCCCCTCGCTGTATTCACAGTGACG TATGCCAGGCTCCATATCGGCCAGAGAACGGGGGCTACACCTGCCACCCCTCCCCATGTGGAAGACTTTCTCATGGCTCCATGATTCAATACTTCTGCGATGAAGGTTATGTTCTGAAGGCAGATTATAAATTCAGTACATGTCAGTATGGGAAATGGGACAACCTAATGCCAGTCAGCTGCATCATGGAGCAAGGTAAAG GTTGCATTAGACCCTCCATGGTGCAGCATGGCTCAACCAATCTGACAGAAACTAACAGGAGCTTCTTCACTGTGGCCACCGTACTAGAATATAACTGTGACCCAGGTTACCTGCTAGACGGACCCAGCATCCTCACCTGCAGTGCAGAGGGACACTGGTCCTCTGAACCACCTCGATGTTTACGCAGTGACG TATGTCAGCCTCCCTATGAGCCAGAGAACGGGGGTTACACCTGCCACCCCTCCCCATGCCAAAGACTTTCTCATGGCACTGTGATTGAGTATTTCTGTGAGGAAGGTTATATTCTGAAGGGGGACTATAAATACCTGACCTGCCAATATGGAGAGTGGGACAGTAAAATGAAGCTCAGCTGCCTCATGGATCAAG ACCGAGACCCTTTACCACTTGGGATGCCCGCCTTGTCCATAGTGGCATCCACTGCCAGCTCAGTGGCCCTCATCCTGCTCCTCGTGGTGCTGTTTGTACTTTTACAGCCAAAACTGAAGTCCCTCCATCG ACGTGATCCCGGTGTGTCCGGCCAGCCCGTGTCCATCATGGTGGAAGGTGTCCAGGTGACTCTGCCGTCGTATGAAGAGGCCGTTACCAGCAGTGGAGCCTCAGCTTCAGCCCTCAGCTCTGAGTCTCGAGTCCAAATCGTGCTATCTGAGGGTCAGCACGCCACAGCGCCAGAGGCTGGCCCCTCTAGGCCTTCATCCCTCAAACAGCAACATTCAGAGATGGCTGTGGTCCACCCTGTACCAccatcctcatcttcctcatcaccctcaccctcgacctcaccctccacttggGTTCTGGAGCACGCAGGTGATACAGCTCCGTCATCCCCACAAAGACGGACGCCTGCAGGCAGCGATCAACACAACCTGTCTCTGGACTCTGAAATGGACTACTCTGATG ATATGCCATTGCTGAAGGAGGCCTGA
- the fsip1 gene encoding fibrous sheath-interacting protein 1 isoform X2, with the protein METIRGSLEDSSRPASCEETSSRVSRRCPAAGVQIQRSSEETTTSSSACGPGQGQCHSDVTDAGMEDSELQRAIKEMRRLDEILSAKICREVEVKRQRKELQAKLWQDLLNKPEGYSECAHEALNTKLFLALEAGRGKEEEEEKEDYYVSVFETQVPDSDCDGQRLEQSDKKPDNSTDSSETWEEQCEDSHCGASRGKKKQRDFVKRNIELAVGDGDLLTQAEKQRLAELLQQIDEEEDDGARGTDSEEDKWAVSVLTGQGYTPVPSDLEQLIDIDSKMRLLLPVEEFVSVQSSYTNINVSQGRGSEVGWKCNWDPQPGEKVLQDRKERRGLERQLQEIQQQLEILGRSPEMTNESPDLTEEELLSLLDECELTESWIQELETTDTTR; encoded by the exons ATGGAAACGATCAGAGGGAGTTTAGAGGACAGTTCTCGACCTGCTTCATGTGAGGAAACGAGCAGCCGTGTGTCCAGAAGATGTCCTGCTGCTGGTGTCCAG ATCCAGAGGAGCTCTGAGGAAACTACAACCAGCTCCTCAGCCTGTGGTCCTGGCCAAG gTCAGTGTCACTCTGACGTCACAGATGCAGGGATGGAAGATTCAGAACTACAGAGAGCTATCAAGGAAATGAGACGTCTTGATGAAATACTGTCTGCAAAGATCTGCAGAGAAGTAGAAGTCAAGCGTCAAAGAAAAGAACTTCAAGCCAAACTCTGGCAAGATCTCCTG aataagCCTGAAGGTTACTCTGAATGTGCTCATGAAGCTTTGAACACAAAGTTGTTTTTAGCCCTGGAGGCAGGCAGAG ggaaagaagaagaagaagaaaaggaggactactatgtgtctgtctttgaAACCCAGGTTCCTGACAGTGACTGTGACGGACAACGTTTGGAGCAAA GTGATAAGAAGCCAGACAACTCAACCGACTCATCTGAGACTTGGGAAGAGCAATGTGAAGACAGCCACTGTGGAGCTTCCAGAGGCAAGAAAAAACAGAGGGACTTTGTCAAGAGAAACATTGAG CTAGCAGTGGGTGATGGGGACCTTTTGACCCAGGCTGAGAAACAGCGTCTGGCCGAGCTCCTCCAACAAATAGACGAAGAGGAAGACGACGGTGCCAGAGGCACAGACAGCGAG GAGGACAAGTGGGCTGTGTCAGTCCTGACAGGACAAGGTTACACCCCGGTGCCCTCTGACCTGGAGCAGCTGATTGACATTGACTCCAAAATGCGCCTTCTCCTCCCTGTTGAAGAATTTGTCTCGGTGCAAAGTTCCTACACAAACATCAACGTGTCCCAG GGCCGCGGTTCAGAGGTTGGCTGGAAGTGCAATTGGGACCCGCAGCCAGGAGAGAAGGTCCTGCAGGatagaaaggagaggagagggctgGAGAGGCAGCTCCAAGAGATCCAACAGCAGCTGGAGATCCTGGGCCGGAGCCCAGAGATGACT AACGAGTCTCCAGACCTTACGGAGGAGGAGTTACTCAGCCTGCTGGATGAATGTGAGCTGACTGAGAGCTGGATACAGGAGCTGGAGACGACTGACACAACACGATGA